The Planktothrix agardhii NIES-204 genomic interval TCTGTTTAAATATATTAAATTCAGTTCAGAAACACTGAAGATTGCAGAGAAACTGGAGTAGTTGAAATGAGGTCAAGCCCTCGGTCTGTTAGTGTGTCTTGGCTACATTCATTGCTGAACTTCGACCTAACACCTATAAACGGGTGTTCTGCCCGTGACCTTACCCACAAAAAGTGGTGAGAGCAATCATCTTGAGGTGGGCTTCCCACTTAGATGCTTTCAGCGGTTATCCACTCCGCACATAGCTACCCTGCGTTTACCGTTGGCACGATAACAGGTACACCAGCGGTGCGTCCTTCCCGGTCCTCTCGTACTAGGGAAGGCTCCTCTCAATGCTCTTACGCCTGCACCGGATATGGACCGAACTGTCTCACGACGTTCTGAACCCAGCTCACGTACCGCTTTAATGGGCGAACAGCCCAACCCTTGGGACGTACTTCCGCCCCAGGTTGCGATGAGCCGACATCGAGGTGCCAAACCTCCCCGTCGATGTGAACTCTTGGGGGAGATCAGCCTGTTATCCCTAGAGTAACTTTTATCCGTTGAGCGACGGCCTTTCCACACAGTACCGTCGGATCACTAAGGCCGTGTTTCCACCCTGTTCGACTTGTAGGTCTCACAGTCAAGCTCCCTTATGCCTTTACACTCTGCGAATGATTTCCAACCATTCTGAGGGAACCTTTGCGCGCCTCCGTTACCTTTTAGGAGGCGACCGCCCCAGTCAAACTGCCCCCCTGAAACTGTCTTCGACCCGGATTCACGGGTCAGAGTTAGAATTCTAGCTCTACTAGAGTGGTATCTCACCGATGGCTCCATCATCCCCACAAGGATGACTTCCACGCCTCCCACCTATTCTGCGCAAGCAAAGCCCGAACCCAATTCCAGGATACAGTAAAGCTTCATAGGGTCTTTCTGTCCAGGTGCAGGTAGTCCGTATCTTCACAGACAATTCTATTTCGCCGAGTCTCTCTCCGAGACAGTGCCCAGATCGTTACGCCTTTCGTGCGGGTCGGAACTTACCCGACAAGGAATTTCGCTACCTTAGGACCGTTATAGTTACGGCCGCCGTTCACCGGGGCTTCAGTCATCAGCTTCAGATTGCTCCTGACCGACTTCCTTAACCTTCCGGCACTGGGCAGGCGTCAGCCCCCATACTTCCTCTTACGAGTTGGCGGAGACCTGTGTTTTTGGTAAACAGTCGCCTGGGCCTCTTCACTGCGGCTTACTTGCGTAAGCACTCCTTCTCCCGAAGTTACGGAGCCATTTTGCCGAGTTCCTTAGAGAGAGTTATCTCGCGCCCCTTAGTTTTCTCAACCTCCCTACCTGTGTCGGTTTCGGGTACAGGCGTTGGTAAATTAACGGTTTTAGGGCTTTTCTTGGAAGCTTGATGCTCTCTACTTCCCCTTCGTAAAGGGTCGGACTCCCGCCTTAGCTCAGTCTGTTTTCTCCAGACCTCAACACCTCGTACGGTTGCACCGGTAACCATCATCCGGCTAGCACACACCTTCTCCGTTCCCCTGACCAATTTACCTACGGTACGGGATTTTTCGCCCGTTGTCCATCGACTACGCTCTTCAGCCTCGCCTTAGGCCCTGACTCACCCTCCGCGGACGAGCCGTGCGGAGGAACCCTTAGGGTTTCGGGGTGTAGGATTCTCACCTACATTTTCGCTACTCAAGCCGACATTCTCACTTCTGGTTCGTCCACACCTGCTTCCGCTAGTGCTTCTCCCTACGCCAGAACGCTCCCCTACCAATACAATAAATCATATTCCACAGCTTCGGTACACCACTTAGCCCCGTTCATTTTCGGCGCAGCAACGCTTGACCAGTGAGCTATTACGCACTCTTTTAAGGTTGGCTGCTTCTAGGCAAACCTCCTGGTTGTCTCGGCATTCCCACCTCCTTTCTCACTTAGTGGTGATTTGGGGACCTTAGCTGGTGGTCTGGGCTGTTTCCCTCTTGACGATGGAGCTTATCCCCCACCGTCTGACTGGTTGTTCTTCCTCTGGGTATTCAGAGTTTGTCTCGATTTGGTACCGCTCTCGCAGCCCGCACCGAAACAGTGCTTTACCCCCCAGATTTTTCCACAACCGCTGTGCCTCAACACATTTCGGGGAGAACCAGCTAGCTCCGGGTTCGATTGGCATTTCACCCCTAACCACACCTCATCCGCCGATTTTTCAACATCGGTCGGTTCGGACCTTCAATTGGTTTTACCCAAGCTTCATCCTGGACATGGTTAGATCACCCGGGTTCGGGTCTAAAAACAATGACGACTTCGCCCTCTTCAGACTCGCTTTCGCTTGGGCTTCGACATTTTCTGTCTTAACCTGCCATTGCCTTTAACTCGCCGGCTCATGCTTCAACAGGCACGCGGTCATCCGTTTAATCGGACTCCCACTGCTTGTAAGCTGACGGTTTCAGGTTCTATTTCACTCCCCTTCCGGGGTTCTTTTCACCTTTCCCTCACGGTACTGTTTCTCTATCGGTCACACAGGAGTATTTAGCCTTACCTCGTGGTCGAGGCGGATTCACACGGACTTTCACGGGCTCCGTGCTACTCGGGATTCAGCTAGGCTTTTTGAGTTTTCGACTACGGGACTTTCACCCTCTCTGGTGCAGGTTTCATCTGCTTTGTCTAACTCTCTAAGTCCAGTGTCGCTGTCCCACTACCCCAATCGGTAAACCGACTGGTTTAGGCTGTTTCCCTTTCGCTCACCACTACTCGGGAAATCGCTTTTGCTTTCTTTTCCTCGGGCTACTAAGATGTTTCAGTTCGCCCGGTTCGCTCATGCCCACCTATTTGATTCAGTGGGCTGTTTTTGGGTTCCCCCATTCGGACACCCCCGGCTCGTCGCTCGCTTCCAGCTCCCCGGAGTTTATCGTCGGTCGCCACGTCCTTCTTCGCCTCTGTGTGCCAAGGTTTCCACCGTCAGCCCTTTCTATCTTGACCACTTTCTCTTTTTTAGAGATTTTCTGTTCTTGTTTGGTTAGTTCTCTCAACTGTAGGTCAGTTTCCTTTCCTGCGGCTGGGAGTTCTAACTACGAACTACTGCCAGTTTTTGTTTCTCTGCAATTTTCAAGGTTCTGTCTGGACTTGTTAGTCCAGCATTCTGGCTTCTTTTTGATTGAAGCTAGGTGCTGAATTGTCCTAGGTTTTGAACCGGACTTCCGAGTTTGAAAGCTGTTGTTGTGTTTTTCATTTTTCTCGTAACGACCTGGGATGACTTTTGATGGTGCTATTTTTGTTGGATTTGGCACTCTCATCAAAAGTAGGTCTCCCTAAAAGGAGGTGATCCAGCCACACCTTCCGGTACGGCTACCTTGTTACGACTTCACCCCAGTCATCAACCCCGCCTTCGGCACCCTCCTCCCCCGAAAGGGTTAGAGTAATGACTTCGGGCGTGGCTCACTTCCATGGTGTGACGGGCGGTGTGTACAAGGCCCGGGAACGGATTCACCGCAGTATGCTGACCTGCGATTACTAGCGATTCCTCCTTCATGCAGGCGAGTTGCAGCCTGCAATCTGAACTGTGCCAGGGTTTGTGAGATTCGCTCTCCCTCGCGGGTTGGCTGCTCTGTGTCCCTCGCATTGTAGTACGTGTGTCGCCCAGGACGTAAGGGCCATGCTGACTTGACGTCATCCTCACCTTCCTCCGGTTTGTCACCGGCAGTCTCGCTAGAGTTCCCAACTTAATGATGGCAACTAACGACGAGGGTTGCGCTCGTTGCGGGACTTAACCCAACATCTCACGACACGAGCTGACGACAGCCATGCAGCACCTGTCTTCTGGTTCCTTACGGCACTCTCCCCTTTCAAGGAGATTCCAGAGATGTCAAGTCCTGGTAAGGTTCTTCGCGTTGCATCGAATTAAACCACATACTCCACCGCTTGTGCGGGCCCCCGTCAATTCCTTTGAGTTTCACACTTGCGTGCGTACTCCCCAGGCGGGAAACTTAACGCGTTTGCTTCGGCACGGCCCGGGTCGATACAGGCCACACCTAGTTTCCATCGTTTACCGCTAGGACTACTGGGGTATCTAATCCCATTCGCTCCCCTAGCTTTCGTCCCTCAGTGTCAGTTATAGCCCAGCAGAGCGCCTTCGCCACCGGTGTTCTTCCTGATCTCTACGCATTTCACCGCTACACCAGGAATTCCCTCTGCCCCTACTACACTCTAGTCTTCCAGTTTCCACTGCCTTTACGAGGTTAAGCCTCGCTCTTTAACAGCAGACTTGGATGACTACCTACGGACTCTTTACGCCCAATCATTCCGGATAACGCTTGCATCCCCCGTATTACCGCGGCTGCTGGCACGGAGTTAGCCGATGCTTTTTCCTCAGGTACCGTCATTGTGTTCTTCCCTGAGAAAAGGGGTTGACAATCCAAGAACCTTCCTCCCCCACGCGGTCTTGCTCCGTCAGGCTTTCGCCCATTGCGGAAAATTCCCCACTGCTGCCTCCCGTAGGAGTCTGGGCCGTGTCTCAGTCCCAGTGTGGCTGATCATCCTCTCAGACCAGCTACTGATCGTCGCCTTGGTGGGCTCTTACCTCACCAACTAGCTAATCAGACGCAAGCCCCTCTCTAGGCGATTAATCTTTTACCTTTCGGCTCATCCGGGTTTAGCAGTCGTTTCCAACTGTTGTCCCCGTCCTAGAGGCAGGTTCTTACGTGTTACTCACCCGTCCGCCACTAAATCCCTAAGGATTCCGTTCGACTTGCATGTGTTAAGCAGACCGCCAGCGTTCATCCTGAGCCAGGATCAAACTCTCCGTTTTGAAGAATCTGTTGTTTTGGCTCTAAAACTTGTTTCTCAAAGTTTTAGAATTTTTTGCTTTTTCAGAAAGTTTGTGTTAAACTCCCTGGTTAAGCTCTAAATTCTGTTTTGACGAGAATAAAATGTTTTAACTTGGCTTTCAAACTCTTTAGTTGTCCAGGTTCGGTGTGTCTTTGTTTTTCGACACTTTTATAAATCTATCAGTCTTTCTCGAAGATGTCAACCATTTTGAGAAAATATTTTTTTATGCCTGCCAAATCCTATCTGTATAAAGGGTTCAGCTTTTTGTCTCTGGGATTGACTCGCCTAGGGAACAAATGATGGCATCAGGATTTAATTGTTTTTGTCCGATACAAGGGTCAACGGTCTAATCTTGGACATACGCAGACACATATATATGGATATTGGGCGTTGCTGAATCAGGGGGTATGCCTAAGAAGCGAAGCGATTCTGCAAGGTGGAGACTACACCATTTTGTTAATTTTGTATGATAGAATTTGGGATCTTCGCCCAGATGCACTTAAATAAGTGAAGTCCCGAAAGGAAAATTTACTTTTTAGACTCTGATTGACAATCCACCCATCTGAAATTAATGAGGTTATGAGCTAATGTCTACTTCTAGTCATTCTCAACCAAATGGAGATCCTAATTAGGGTTGAAGCCCGCCCCAACCCTAGGATTTTTGAAGTCTCAGCCAATTTATAAATCCATTCAAATTTAAGTTTATTAGTCGTTTTTTTACAACTTAAACCGCTATTTTTTGATGAAGTTTTTTAGAAGCTGAAATAACTTCTTGTCTTGCCCAACGGTCTGACTCTATAATATCTTCTAAAGTTGGATATTGACGATTATCAATTTGATGACGATCGCAAGTTAGTTCTATGACCTTGGGAATATCTAAAAATGCAATTTTTTCTTCTAAAAATAAAGCAACTGCTTGTTCATTTGCTGCATTTAAAACCGCAGGCATCGAACCCCCAGCCCTGCCGGCAGCATAGGCTAAAGACATACAAGGATATTTTTGATCATCCGGTTCTTTAAAGGTTAGATTCCCCGCTTTAACTAAATCCAAACGTTGCCAATTTGTATAAATTCTTTCCGGCCAAGACATGGCATATAAAATTGGTAAACGCATATCTGGCCAACCCAATTGGGCTAAAACGGAGGTATCTTGTAGCTCAATTAAAGAGTGAATAATACTCTGGGGATGAATCACAATTTCGATATCATTATAATCCAATCCAAACAAGAAATGCGCTTCAATCACTTCTAAACCTTTGTTCATCATTGTGGCTGAATCAACGGTGATTTTTTTGCCCATTGACCAGTTAGGATGGGTAATGGCATCAGCAACGGTTACTTCCTTTAATTTTTCCACAGGCAAATCTCTAAAAGCACCCCCAGAAGCTGTTAAAATAATTCGTCTTAATCCCGCTTGGGGAACTCCTTGTAAACATTGAAAAATTGCTGAATGTTCCGAGTCCGCAGGTAATAATTTTACCCCATGTTTTTTGATTAAAGGATTGACAACAGGCCCCCCAGCAATTAAGGTTTCTTTATTAGCTAGGGCGATATCTTTTCCGGCTTCAATGGCGGCAATTGTAGGTAATAAACCTGCACAACCGACGATTCCGGTAACTACTGCTTCCGAGTCCCCATAGCGTGCAACTTCGATAATTCCTTCCTCTCCCGCGAGTAAAATTGGTTGGGGGTTAATATCAGTAATCAGGGCTTTTAATTCGGGTAACTGGTCAGGATTGGAAATGGCGACAATACTGGGGTTAAAGGCGCGAATTTGTTGGGCTAATAGGTTAATATTGCTTCCGGCAGAGAGTCCCACAATCGAAAACTGTTCGGGATATTCTGCTACAATGTCTAAGGTTTGAGTCCCGATGGAACCTGTAGAACCCAGAAGTGTAATTGCTTTCATCTTTTCTTAACAAGTATTTGATATAACCATAGTACGATGGTTGATCCCAATTTCCCAATTCCTGCTCAAATCGAGTTAGGGATATTATCTAGGAATTAAAAGATTGAGATATAATCAAAGATTCTACTGTTCAGAAGATTCACTCTCAGGTAGACTGAACTTCGTTGTGAGTAATGAACAAAATGCAAACCCACCCAGACCATTCTGAACCTTCAGCACCGATAGAGACTAAGAGCCTATTTTCCATTTCTATCTGGAAAGTTATGGCAATTGGCACATTTATTTTATTTTTCTATAGTAGTTTACGTCACTTTTTATTTCAGTCTACTGCCTATGATTTAGGAATTTATGATCAAATTATATACTTAATTAGTATAGGAAGACAACCCATTTCTTCATTTTTGGGTTTTCATTTTTTGGGAGATCATGGAGCGATCGCAATTTATCCTTTAGCATTATTATACAAAATTTATCCAAGTGTTTATTGGTTATTTTTAGTGCAAGCAATTTGTTTGGGATCTGCGACTGGATTAACTTGGAAATTAGCTCAATTAGCTGGATTAAATCAACGATTAAGTTTAGCCGTTGCGATCGCCTATTTACTCTATCCTGAAATTTTTAATATTAATTTATTTGATTTCCACCCCGATGTTTTAGCAATCCCAGCAATTTTTGGAGCAATTTTAGCAACAAAACAGAAAAAAATTATCTGGTTTACTATAGCAATTATTTGGATATTAGCCTGTAAAGCCGTTTTCGCATTAACCGTAATTGCTATTGGATTTTGGTTGATCTTTTTTGAACAACGTCGTTTTTATGGAATGATAGCAATAGCGTTAGGAATCACTTGGTTTTTAATTGCAACTCAGGTTATGATTCCTTTTTATAGTGGTCAAGAAGCCG includes:
- the dxr gene encoding 1-deoxy-D-xylulose 5-phosphate reductoisomerase; translated protein: MKAITLLGSTGSIGTQTLDIVAEYPEQFSIVGLSAGSNINLLAQQIRAFNPSIVAISNPDQLPELKALITDINPQPILLAGEEGIIEVARYGDSEAVVTGIVGCAGLLPTIAAIEAGKDIALANKETLIAGGPVVNPLIKKHGVKLLPADSEHSAIFQCLQGVPQAGLRRIILTASGGAFRDLPVEKLKEVTVADAITHPNWSMGKKITVDSATMMNKGLEVIEAHFLFGLDYNDIEIVIHPQSIIHSLIELQDTSVLAQLGWPDMRLPILYAMSWPERIYTNWQRLDLVKAGNLTFKEPDDQKYPCMSLAYAAGRAGGSMPAVLNAANEQAVALFLEEKIAFLDIPKVIELTCDRHQIDNRQYPTLEDIIESDRWARQEVISASKKLHQKIAV